In Saccharomyces kudriavzevii IFO 1802 strain IFO1802 genome assembly, chromosome: 9, the following proteins share a genomic window:
- the HPM1 gene encoding protein-histidine N-methyltransferase (similar to Saccharomyces cerevisiae HPM1 (YIL110W); ancestral locus Anc_2.259): MSFSFGFTSNDFDDDELVAQAEASIKSTEVNGETPTCINPLDSDFLLQSSVVQPKVENIETILQSLQDVRLTFEEFQSSLHKMPLIRRELFDVKHQLMLEADAESTNNSTELDILLGDTSEDLRKNVYEGGLKSWECSYDLVDLLSEKVDKTITDIDVVLEIGCGTALPSEFLFRSALLRNDKSKSLKFILSDYNASVLRLVTIPNLLITWGKTVLTNEEWCSLQRDECDNIPINSEELLLSPKLLTAFYDDIKGRNITIVLISGSWGRKFSNLIHGMLSGNRKVLSLTSETIYQPDNLPVIAETILDIHGLPHTEIQTYVAAKDIYFGVGGSIVEFEKYLNDKITSENLPIQSQRFEVNSGLKRSIICIESSQIAH, encoded by the coding sequence ATGTCGTTTTCCTTCGGCTTTACTTCGAATGACTTCGACGATGATGAACTTGTTGCCCAAGCAGAAGCCTCTATTAAATCTACCGAAGTAAATGGAGAGACCCCTACTTGCATCAATCCGCTAGattctgattttttgttgcAATCCAGTGTCGTCCAACCAAAAGTCGAAAATATCGAAACGATATTGCAGAGTCTTCAGGATGTTAGATTGACTTTTGAAGAGTTCCAATCCTCATTGCATAAAATGCCATTAATCAGAAGGGAACTATTCGATGTCAAACATCAACTGATGTTAGAGGCAGATGCCGAATCCACTAACAACTCTACGGAGTTGGATATTTTACTTGGCGATACTTCTGAAGACctgagaaaaaatgtctATGAAGGGGGCTTGAAATCATGGGAGTGTTCTTATGACTTGGTGGATTTACTGTCCGAAAAAGTTGACAAGACGATTACTGATATTGATGTGGTTTTAGAAATAGGCTGTGGGACAGCATTGCCTTCAGAATTTCTGTTCCGATCGGCTCTCCTACGGAATGATAAATCTAAAAGCTTAAAGTTCATTTTGTCTGATTATAACGCTAGTGTATTAAGATTGGTTACTATACCGAATTTACTTATAACATGGGGTAAAACTGTTTTAACAAATGAAGAATGGTGTTCTTTGCAGAGGGACGAATGTGATAATATTCCAATAAACAGCGAAGAGTTGCTTCTGTCCCCAAAGTTGCTAACCGCCTTTTATGACGACATCAAAGGTAGAAATATTACCATTGTTCTTATATCTGGATCGTGGGGACGTAAGTTCAGTAATTTAATTCATGGAATGTTGTCAGGAAACAGAAAGGTTTTGTCGTTGACCTCTGAAACAATTTACCAACCTGATAATTTACCTGTTATCGCAGAAACAATACTTGACATACATGGGTTACCACACACTGAAATTCAGACTTATGTGGCAGCGAAGGATATTTATTTTGGTGTTGGTGGTAGCATCGTTGAATTTGAGAAGTATCTGAATGATAAAATCACTTCCGAAAACCTACCTATTCAGTCCCAAAGGTTCGAAGTTAACTCTGgtttgaaaagatcaatAATATGCATTGAATCAAGTCAAATTGCTCACtaa
- the SEC24 gene encoding COPII subunit SEC24 (similar to Saccharomyces cerevisiae SEC24 (YIL109C) and SFB2 (YNL049C); ancestral locus Anc_2.262), producing MSHHKKRVYPQAQPQYGQSATPLQQSAQFMAPQDPAAAGMNYAQMGMPPQPAMASMGQQQFLTPAQEQLHQQIDQAATSMNDMHLHNVPLVDPNAYMQQQIPVQMGTPLQQQQQPLSSPVYGQPSAAMGQSMRPMNQLYPIDLLTELPPPITDLTLPPPPLVIPPEKMLVPSELSNASPDYIRSTLNAVPKNSSLLKKSKLPFGLVIRPYQHLYDDIDPPPLNEDGLIIRCRRCRSYVNPFITFIEQGRRWRCNFCRLANDVPMQMDQSDPNDPKSRYDRNEIKCAVMEYMAPKEYTLRQPPPATYCFLIDVSQASIKSGLLSTTINTLLQNLDSIPNHDERTRISILCVDNAIHYFKIPLDSENNEESTDQINMMDIADLEEPFLPRPNSMVVSLKACRRNIETLLTKIPEIFQYNLITSFALGPALKSAYHLIGGVGGKIIIVSGTLPNLGIGKLQRRNESGVVNTSKETAQLLSCQDSFYKNFTIDCSKVQITVDLFLASEDYMDVASLSNLSRFTAGQTHFYPGFSGKNPNDIVKFSTEFAKHISMDFCMETVMRARGSTGLRMSRFYGHFFNRSSDLCAFSTMPRDQSYLFEVNVDESIMTEYCYIQVAVLLSLNNSQRRIRIITLAMPTTESLAEVYASADQLAIASFYNAKAVEKALNSSLDEARVLINKSVQDILATYKKEIVVSNTAGGAPLRLCANLRMFPLLMHSLTKHMAFRSGIVPSDHRASALNCLESLPLKYLIKNIYPDVYSLHDMADEAGLPVQTEDGETTGTIVLPPPINATSSLFERYGLYLVDNGNELFLWMGGDAVPALVFDVFGTQDIFDIPIGKQEIPIVENSEFNQRVRNIINQLRSHDDIITYPSLYIVRGSSLSEPVNHASAREVATLRLWASSTLVEDKILNNESYREFLQIMKARISK from the coding sequence ATGTCCCACCACAAGAAACGTGTTTACCCACAGGCTCAGCCCCAGTATGGACAGAGTGCCACTCCTCTGCAGCAGTCAGCGCAATTCATGGCTCCTCAGGACCCGGCAGCCGCTGGAATGAACTATGCGCAGATGGGAATGCCACCGCAACCTGCAATGGCGTCCATGGGCCAACAGCAATTCCTGACACCTGCTCAGGAGCAGTTACACCAGCAAATTGATCAGGCCGCCACTTCCATGAACGATATGCACTTGCACAACGTGCCTCTGGTCGATCCTAACGCTTATATGCAGCAGCAGATCCCCGTGCAGATGGGCACGCCCCtgcagcaacagcaacagccGCTATCTTCACCCGTTTACGGTCAGCCAAGCGCCGCAATGGGCCAGAGCATGAGACCCATGAACCAGCTGTATCCGATCGATTTGTTGACGGAACTGCCTCCTCCAATTACCGACTTGACCTTGCCTCCCCCACCTTTGGTTATTCCACCAGAGAAAATGCTAGTTCCATCGGAATTGTCAAACGCGTCTCCGGATTATATCAGATCGACTTTGAACGCTGTTCCCAAAAATAGCTCcctgttgaagaaatctaaGCTACCATTCGGACTGGTTATCAGACCATACCAACACTTGTACGACGATATCGACCCGCCCCCATTAAATGAGGATGGTCTGATCATCCGCTGTCGTCGTTGCCGTTCTTACGTGAACCCCTTCATCACTTTTATCGAGCAAGGCAGAAGGTGGAGATGTAACTTTTGTCGTCTGGCTAATGACGTCCCTATGCAGATGGACCAGAGCGATCCGAACGATCCAAAGAGTAGATATGACAGAAACGAAATTAAATGTGCTGTTATGGAATACATGGCTCCCAAGGAATATACTCTAAGGCAACCTCCTCCGGCCACGTACTGTTTCCTGATCGATGTGTCCCAAGCGTCCATCAAGAGCGGGTTGTTGTCCACCACCATCAACACTCTCTTGCAGAACTTGGATTCCATCCCTAACCACGACGAAAGAACCAGGATTTCCATTCTATGCGTGGACAACGCCATCCATTACTTCAAGATTCCATTGGATTCTgagaataatgaagaatccACCGACCAAATCAATATGATGGACATTGCCGATTTGGAGGAACCTTTCTTGCCCAGACCAAATTCCATGGTTGTTTCGTTGAAAGCCTGCAGACGAAACATTGAGACTCTATTGACCAAGATCCCTGAAATCTTCCAGTACAATTTGATCACCAGTTTTGCGTTGGGCCCCGCTTTGAAGTCGGCCTACCATTTGATTGGTGGTGTTGGTGGTAAAATCATCATAGTATCAGGTACTTTGCCTAATCTGGGCATAGGGAAAttgcaaagaagaaacgaAAGCGGTGTTGTCAACACGTCAAAGGAAACTGCCCAATTGCTGTCTTGTCAAGACTCATTTTATAAAAACTTCACCATTGATTGTTCTAAAGTGCAAATTACTGTGGATTTATTCTTGGCCTCTGAGGATTACATGGATGTTGCATCATTGTCCAATTTAAGCCGTTTCACCGCTGGTCAAACCCATTTCTACCCCGGATTTTCAGGTAAAAATCCAAACGATAttgtcaaattttccacTGAATTCGCCAAACACATTTCCATGGATTTCTGCATGGAAACTGTTATGAGAGCCCGTGGTTCCACAGGTTTAAGAATGTCCAGATTTTATGgccatttcttcaacagatCCTCTGATTTGTGTGCATTTTCCACCATGCCAAGAGATCAATCATATTTGTTTGAAGTCAACGTCGATGAATCTATCATGACCGAATACTGTTACATTCAAGTAGCAGTGCTATTATCTTTGAATAACAGTCAACGTAGAATCAGAATCATTACATTGGCCATGCCTACCACGGAATCCTTGGCCGAAGTATATGCATCTGCTGATCAATTAGCCATAGCGTCATTTTACAACGCTAAGGCGGTGGAAAAGGCATTAAATTCCAGTTTGGACGAAGCAAGAGTGTTGATTAATAAATCAGTGCAAGATATTTTAGCCACATACAAGAAGGAAATAGTGGTATCTAACACTGCAGGTGGTGCTCCATTAAGGTTATGTGCCAATCTAAGAATGTTCCCGTTATTGATGCATTCTTTAACTAAGCACATGGCATTTAGATCTGGTATTGTTCCGAGTGATCATCGTGCCTCTGCTTTGAATTGCCTAGAATCATTACCGTTGAAATACCTAATCAAAAACATCTACCCTGACGTTTATTCATTGCATGATATGGCCGATGAGGCTGGTTTACCAGTACAAACTGAAGATGGCGAAACCACTGGCACAATTGTTTTACCTCCACCCATCAATGCCACCTCTTCACTGTTTGAAAGATACGGCTTATACTTGGTAGATAATGGTaatgaattatttttgtGGATGGGCGGTGACGCTGTCCCAGCATTAGTATTTGACGTGTTTGGTACTCAAGATATCTTTGACATTCCAATTGGCAAGCAGGAAATACCTATTGTGGAGAATTCAGAATTCAACCAAAGAGTAAGAAACATTATCAACCAACTGAGAAGTCATGACGATATTATCACCTACCCGTCGTTGTATATTGTTAGAGGTTCTTCTTTGAGTGAGCCTGTAAACCATGCATCTGCTAGGGAAGTCGCAACTCTGAGACTATGGGCTTCGAGTACCTTAGTAGAGGATaagattttgaataacGAAAGTTACAGAGAGTTCTTACAAATCATGAAAGCTAGAATCAGTAAATAA
- the SKDI09G0620 gene encoding putative metalloendopeptidase (similar to Saccharomyces cerevisiae YIL108W; ancestral locus Anc_2.263), protein MTAAKDIDLFNLRENEQIVSPCLIVHGKCNKQNGAKTVQVQHPQLPPVTYPIHNQFFKATVVLTPGENKLTFVTDTNTTKAIVCYYTPLTQNPPVHLCLILAKDSPLQFDSPREQRDREGGNGLELAIKKLRLGARLMQAYTNEQMLRNSMGNRTFPFVEEFAWDTLFEQPAMRNTIKVHVVRSKKTVKEIQDPDIAQQNSKGKDTGALFGIAMDALKNYGGPFTNNEKPVQAACMFLDTHWDGKLIRGHAALGGGDDSIKLAIFGSHGLYSWPTCLEQLVPYFTDETKSSISEVANDCNECGTYWECLTITLGAFMHEIGHLLGCPHEESGVMLRGYTTLNRSFLTKEAYSVRTKSTGASPPIFPKEECTWHRLDTIRFLYHPSFTLPQDYYDPSFMRPTKLGGFPNIKHSVYPLGNGTCRILSPTGIYLIEIICDDLAKGHIEYLPISLGGKGPQREVVVTLQDLRARLPKNELAKFGDTFKLKLHSVNAPEIEFDKFPSLLNVQPLDMSKYGFAKNVQGIKSPLYGCSDGGSDVGVIAFDVRLVTAVRIYHGYALDGVRFYYKDEATPTKRAPAAKPSVPPRNYFAKITQTIKSHASINEGNLKSVLFGHETQNFTDATLEPGEMIIGFNLRCGAWIDAIQIITSHGRMTDMFGNKNGGGFASLQPPNGQYILGVTGRVGQWVDAFGIIYGSLE, encoded by the coding sequence ATGACAGCTGCGAAGGATATTGATCTATTTAATCTGAGGGAAAACGAGCAAATCGTGTCTCCTTGTCTTATCGTCCATGGGAAATGCAACAAGCAAAATGGTGCGAAGACCGTTCAGGTGCAGCATCCACAATTGCCTCCCGTCACTTACCCCATACATAACCAGTTCTTCAAGGCCACTGTGGTACTGACCCCCGGTGAGAACAAGTTGACGTTTGTCACAGATACCAACACCACTAAGGCCATCGTGTGCTACTACACACCGCTGACGCAGAATCCTCCGGTGCATCTGTGTTTGATCTTGGCCAAGGACTCGCCTCTGCAATTCGATTCTCCTCGAGAACAAAGGGACAGAGAGGGTGGAAATGGTCTCGAACTGGCCATTAAGAAGCTCAGACTCGGCGCCAGGCTCATGCAGGCCTACACTAATGAACAGATGCTAAGAAACAGCATGGGCAATAGAACTTTCCCCTTTGTCGAGGAGTTCGCGTGGGACACCCTGTTTGAGCAGCCTGCGATGAGGAACACCATCAAAGTGCATGTGGTTCGTTCGAAAAAGACGGTTAAGGAGATCCAGGACCCTGACATAGCTCAACAGAACTCTAAGGGGAAGGACACCGGCGCCCTTTTTGGCATCGCCATGGACGCCCTCAAAAACTATGGGGGGCCCTTCACCAACAACGAGAAACCTGTCCAGGCAGCTTGTATGTTCTTAGATACCCACTGGGATGGTAAGTTGATTAGAGGCCATGCTGCGTTGGGCGGTGGTGATGATAGCATCAAGCTAGCCATCTTCGGTTCGCACGGGCTCTACTCATGGCCAACTTGCCTCGAGCAGCTGGTGCCTTATTTTACTGATGAGACAAAGTCTTCCATCAGTGAAGTGGCCAATGACTGTAACGAGTGTGGTACTTACTGGGAGTGTTTGACGATCACCTTGGGCGCATTTATGCATGAGATCGGCCACTTGCTGGGCTGTCCTCACGAGGAGAGTGGCGTCATGCTAAGAGGCTACACCACTTTGAATAGGTCTTTCTTGACTAAAGAGGCGTACTCTGTGAGAACAAAGTCTACCGGTGCTAGTCCACCCATTTTCCCCAAAGAGGAGTGCACGTGGCATCGTCTCGATACGATAAGGTTCTTATACCACCCCTCTTTCACTTTACCACAGGATTATTATGACCCATCGTTCATGAGGCCCACGAAACTGGGTGGGTTTCCCAACATAAAGCATTCAGTCTACCCATTAGGGAACGGCACTTGCCGTATCTTGTCGCCCACAGGTATTTATCTGATTGAGATCATTTGTGATGATCTGGCCAAGGGTCATATTGAATATCTACCAATTTCCTTGGGTGGAAAGGGACCTCAACGGGAAGTTGTGGTAACCTTACAAGACCTACGTGCCAGATTACCCAAAAATGAACTTGCCAAGTTCGGCGATACTTTCAAGTTGAAATTACACTCTGTTAATGCGCCAGAAATCGAATTCGACAAGTTCCCATCTTTGCTGAACGTCCAACCGTTGGACATGTCCAAATATGGCTTCGCTAAGAATGTTCAAGGTATTAAATCGCCACTATACGGTTGCAGTGACGGTGGCAGCGATGTTGGTGTTATCGCTTTTGATGTCAGACTAGTCACTGCTGTGAGAATATACCATGGTTATGCATTGGACGGTGTTAGGTTTTATTACAAGGACGAGGCAACACCAACTAAGCGTGCTCCCGCTGCCAAACCATCTGTACCACCAAGGAACTATTTTGCAAAAATTACCCAAACTATCAAAAGCCATGCTTCAATAAACGAAGGAAATCTGAAGAGCGTATTGTTTGGACACGAAACACAAAATTTTACGGATGCTACGTTAGAACCAGGTGAAATGATCATTGGATTCAACTTAAGGTGCGGAGCTTGGATCGATGCCATCCAGATTATAACAAGTCATGGTAGAATGACCGATATGTTCGGTAACAAAAATGGTGGTGGTTTTGCTTCATTGCAGCCACCCAATGGACAATATATACTGGGTGTGACAGGTAGAGTTGGTCAATGGGTTGACGCCTTTGGAATTATCTACGGCTCTTTAGAGTAG
- the PFK26 gene encoding 6-phosphofructo-2-kinase (similar to Saccharomyces cerevisiae PFK26 (YIL107C); ancestral locus Anc_2.264), protein MFKPVDFSETSPVPPDTDLAPTQSPHHVVPSQDSNYDLLRRDSDNKTEGEKYPHDELSKHLPLFQKRPLSDTPISSSWNSPRITEENTPSDSPENSATNLKSLHRLHINDETTLKSANIPMDDVNDYIPPSDETNEVTRIDLKDVKSPSRHHKRRPTTIDVPGLTKSKTSPDGLISKEDSGSKLVIVMVGLPATGKSFITNKLSRFLNYSLYYCKVFNVGNTRRKFAKEHGLKDQDSKFFDPKNTDFTRLRDKWAMDTLDELLDYLLEGAGSVGIFDATNTSRERRKNVLARIRERSPHLKVLFLESVCSDHALVQKNIRLKLFGPDYKGKDPESSLRDFKSRLSNYLKAYEPIEDDENLQYIKMIDVGKKVIAYNIQGFLASQTVYYLLNFNLADRQIWITRSGESEDNVYGRIGGNSHLTPRGLRFAKSLPKFIARQREIFYQNLMQQKKNNENSDNNLYNDFFVWTSMRARTIETAQYFNEDDYPIKQMKMLDELSAGDYDGMTYPEIKNDFSEEFEKRQKDKLRYRYPGIGGESYMDVINRLRPVITELERIEDNVLIITHRVVARALLGYFMNLSMDIIANLDVPLHCVYCLEPKPYGITWSLWEYDETSDSFSKVPQTDLNTTRVKEVGLVYNERRYSVIPTAPPSARSSFASDFLSRKRSNLTSASSSQNELSVQPKTSVSAQTNSNNSTVTGSNVNINNKNGESKMPLSAPLMTSSASNNFLDGGGTSISIHRPRIVPNQNNVNPLLANNNNTTSDASNIKKSEPTPRQMFEIDKVDEKLSMLKNKSFPLHGKDYSTDNDDNNVTDIRARTMTRSQSHV, encoded by the coding sequence ATGTTCAAACCAGTAGACTTCTCAGAAACATCTCCTGTCCCGCCTGATACTGATCTTGCTCCCACACAATCGCCACACCATGTGGTGCCTAGCCAGGACTCCAATTATGACCTTCTACGCCGGGATTCTGATAATAAAACTGAGGGTGAAAAATATCCACACGATGAACTATCTAAACATTTACCGctatttcaaaagagacCTCTGAGTGATACACCCATATCTAGCAGTTGGAACTCCCCCCGAATCACTGAGGAAAATACCCCTTCAGATTCTCCTGAAAATAGCGctacaaatttgaaatcaCTCCATCGACTGCATATCAATGACGAGACCACATTGAAGAGTGCTAACATTCCAATGGACGATGTTAACGATTACATTCCTCCATCGGATGAAACAAATGAGGTGACTCGtattgatttgaaagatgTCAAATCCCCTTCCAGGCATCATAAAAGAAGACCTACTACTATCGATGTTCCTGGCTTGACGAAATCCAAGACTTCTCCAGATGGTCTCATATCGAAGGAAGATAGCGGGTCGAAATTGGTTATTGTTATGGTCGGGTTACCAGCCACGGGAAAGTCATTTATTACAAACAAATTATCCCGATTTTTAAATTATTCTTTATACTATTGTAAAGTCTTTAATGTTGGTAACactagaagaaaatttgcCAAGGAACATGGGTTGAAAGATCAGGATTCAAAGTTTTTTGACCCGAAAAATACCGATTTTACTAGATTGAGAGACAAGTGGGCCATGGATACTCTCGATGAATTGTTAGACTATCTATTGGAAGGTGCCGGATCTGTAGGTATTTTTGATGCTACTAATACTTCCCGTgagagaaggaaaaatgtGTTGGCTAGGATTAGGGAAAGAAGTCCTCATCTgaaagttttatttttggaatcCGTCTGTTCAGATCATGCCTTGgtacaaaaaaatatcagaCTCAAATTATTCGGTCCAGATTATAAGGGTAAGGATCCTGAAAGCTCTTTAAGAGATTTTAAAAGTCGTTTATCAAATTACTTGAAGGCCTATGAACCtattgaagatgacgagAACTTGCAATATATCAAAATGATAGATGTAGGAAAGAAAGTCATCGCATACAACATCCAGGGGTTTTTGGCTTCACAAACAGTTTATTACTTGTTAAACTTTAATTTGGCTGATCGACAAATTTGGATAACAAGAAGTGGTGAAAGTGAAGATAATGTTTATGGTCGTATTGGCGGGAATTCTCATCTAACTCCCCGTGGCCTAAGATTTGCCAAAAGCTTACCAAAATTCATTGCCAGACAAAGAGAAATCTTTTATCAAAACCTTATGcagcaaaagaagaataatgaaaattcAGACAACAATTTATACAATgacttttttgtttggaCTAGTATGCGTGCCAGGACCATAGAAACCGCCCAATATTTCAACGAAGATGATTATCCCATCaagcaaatgaaaatgctgGATGAGTTAAGTGCAGGAGATTATGACGGTATGACATATCCAGAGATCAAAAATGATTTCtcagaagaatttgaaaaaagacaGAAGGACAAATTAAGATATAGATACCCTGGTATTGGTGGTGAATCCTATATGGATGTCATCAATAGACTGAGACCTGTGATCACGGAACTAGAGAGAATCGAGGATAATGTTCTTATTATTACACACCGTGTGGTTGCAAGAGCTTTATTGGGATATTTCATGAACTTGAGTATGGATATTATTGCCAATTTAGATGTCCCATTACATTGCGTTTACTGTCTAGAACCAAAACCCTACGGAATCACTTGGTCATTATGGGAATATGATGAGACATCGGATTCATTTTCTAAGGTCCCACAAACGGACTTGAATACCACAAGAGTGAAAGAAGTTGGACTTGTTTATAATGAAAGAAGGTACTCTGTTATACCAACGGCTCCACCGAGTGCAAGAAGCAGCTTTGCAAGTGACTTCTTGTCAAGAAAGAGATCCAATCTTACTTCTGCGTCTTCTTCTCAGAATGAATTGTCAGTACAGCCCAAAACTAGTGTTAGTGCTCAAACCAATAGCAATAATTCTACCGTCACGGGAAGCAACGTTAAcatcaataataaaaatggtGAATCTAAAATGCCATTGTCTGCACCATTGATGACATCCAGTGCTTCCAACAACTTTTTGGATGGCGGCGGTACCTCAATTTCGATTCACCGTCCGAGAATTGTTCCAAACCAAAATAATGTCAACCCTTTATTGgccaacaataataatacgACTTCTGACGCATCTaatataaagaaatcaGAACCGACGCCAAGACAGATGTTTGAAATAGATAAGGTGGACGAAAAGTTGTCTatgttgaagaacaaaagttTTCCATTACATGGTAAAGATTACTCCACtgacaatgatgataataacgTCACTGATATCAGGGCAAGGACGATGACTCGGAGCCAAAGCCACGTTTGA
- the MOB1 gene encoding Mob1p (similar to Saccharomyces cerevisiae MOB1 (YIL106W); ancestral locus Anc_2.265) yields the protein MSFLQNFHISPGQTIRSTRGFKWNTANIANNTGPESPSKLNPQSNDVSNTNNVNNINNGSAFFSTPVNEYNESDRGRISPVFTTPKRHAPPPEQLQNVTDFNYTPSHQKPFLQPQAGTTVTTHQDIKQIVEMTLGSEGVLNQAVKLPRGEDENEWLAVHCVDFYNQINMLYGSITEFCSPQTCPRMIATNEYEYLWAFQKGQPPVSVSAPKYVECLMRWCQDQFDDESFFPSKVTGAFPEGFIQRVVQPILRRLFRVYAHIYCHHFNEILELNLQTVLNTSFRHFCLFAQEFELLRPADFGPLLELVMELRDR from the exons ATGTCTTTCTTACAGAATTT TCACATAAGTCCCGGTCAAACGATAAGATCCACCAGGGGTTTCAAGTGGAATACGGCTAATATCGCTAATAATACAGGCCCTGAATCTCCTTCCAAGCTAAATCCGCAGAGTAATGATGTCAGTAACACTAACAATgtcaataatattaataatgGGTCAGCTTTCTTCAGCACACCAGTGAACGAATACAATGAAAGCGACCGTGGAAGAATTTCTCCCGTCTTTACTACACCAAAGAGACATGCTCCTCCACCTGAACAGCTACAAAATGTAACGGATTTCAATTACACTCCATCGCATCAAAAACCGTTCCTGCAACCGCAAGCAGGCACTACAGTTACAACGCATCAAGATATCAAACAAATTGTGGAAATGACGCTAGGATCCGAAGGGGTACTCAATCAAGCTGTGAAGTTACCGCGTGGTGAAGACGAGAATGAGTGGCTAGCAGTTCATTGCGTGGATTTTTACAATCAGATTAATATGTTATACGGGTCCATCACGGAGTTCTGTTCACCGCAAACATGTCCCAGGATGATAGCGACAAATGAGTACGAATACCTTTGGGCTTTTCAGAAGGGTCAGCCCCCTGTATCAGTAAGTGCTCCCAAGTATGTTGAATGCTTGATGAGGTGGTGTCAAGACCAGTTTGACGACGAATCCTTTTTCCCCTCCAAAGTGACTGGAGCGTTCCCCGAGGGTTTTATTCAACGCGTTGTTCAACCCATCCTAAGGCGGCTGTTCAGAGTTTATGCACATATCTACTGCCACcatttcaatgaaatcCTAGAACTAAATCTACAGACGGTGCTAAATACAAGTTTTAGAcatttttgcctttttgCTCAAGAGTTCGAACTACTAAGGCCAGCAGATTTTGGTCCGTTGTTAGAATTGGTGATGGAGTTAAGGGATAGGTAG